One Streptomyces sp. CG4 genomic window, AGGAGAGCTCCGTGGCGCCTCGTTCGTCCTTCTCCGTGAGCCAGATCTGTCCGGGCTGCAGAAGCCGTCCACCGCCTGGTGTCCGCAGGAGAGAGGGATCATGTCCGGTGAAGACCAGCTGGGCGCCCTTCGGGTTCACCCAGGGCGCCTGGAAGAGACGTACGACCTCCGCCGCGAAGCGTGAGTGCAGGCTGGCGTCGAGTTCGTCGACCAGCAGGACCGCACCCGTGTCGAGGGCGAGGAGCAGGGGCCCGATCAGAGCGAACCACGAGCGCGTCCCCCATGACTCCGACGACCAGTCCAGCGAGGTCCGCTCACCGCTGCTGGCGTGGACAAGACTCACCACAGGGCGGCCGGAGGACGACTGCTCGACCTCGACGCCGGCGATACCGAGGTCGGCCACCCGCAGTAGTTCCTCGGTCCGCCGCCGGAAGTCCTCGCTGCGGAGCAGCCGCATCGCCGTGTAGTCCTCGCGCTGCGCGCGCTCGGTCTCCGGCGTTACGTCCCACAGGTTGTCCTTGAACCAGTCGAACACAGGGGTGAGCTGCTTGTGCCCGTCATTGGCTGCACGGGTCAGCAGCAGAGCGTCGGGCCGGGTGGTGCGGGAAAGCCGAGCACGGTCGTGAAGACGATCACCGGGGAAGTCGAAGTCCTTCTCCCGCGTCGCATCGCGCTC contains:
- a CDS encoding ATP/GTP-binding protein, encoding MLLRFRVANVRSLRDEQELSFVAREDADGDLAAAREVELSDGRRLPVHTVLGVFGANASGKSNVITALKNMRKAVLRSYADWTSYDGIPRDEFALDPKAASETTLYEADFVLDAGVRWTYGFELGERRVETEWLFAYPKGRRQVWFERDATREKDFDFPGDRLHDRARLSRTTRPDALLLTRAANDGHKQLTPVFDWFKDNLWDVTPETERAQREDYTAMRLLRSEDFRRRTEELLRVADLGIAGVEVEQSSSGRPVVSLVHASSGERTSLDWSSESWGTRSWFALIGPLLLALDTGAVLLVDELDASLHSRFAAEVVRLFQAPWVNPKGAQLVFTGHDPSLLRTPGGGRLLQPGQIWLTEKDERGATELSSVAEWEPTEEEDLMVSYLAGSFGAVPKVSEGQIGRRLLRTDDIARMEAEEV